In Triticum urartu cultivar G1812 chromosome 6, Tu2.1, whole genome shotgun sequence, the following proteins share a genomic window:
- the LOC125512405 gene encoding uncharacterized protein LOC125512405 encodes MPMERSVSLAERSTAAAAAPANDLRCHSASYAVSYAPTKVQRARSTTSLSRPAAATAVQRSSSTRTVSGAGPGPTPGLNLRCYSASYAASYKPFSDGAAQAKGPNAATTTAATWSSAGRRSLNLRSYTPSFSALVDNEAPAPAPAKTDDADAELQRKKRLVAYKVYDVEGKVKGSVRRSVKWIKVKCSRAVYGW; translated from the coding sequence ATGCCAATGGAGAGGTCGGTGTCGCTGGCCGAGaggagcaccgccgccgccgccgcgccggccaaCGACCTCCGCTGCCACAGCGCCTCCTACGCCGTCTCCTACGCGCCCACCAAGGTGCAGCGCGCCAGGAGCACAACCTCCCTGTCGCGCCCCGCGGCGGCGACCGCCGTGCAGCGGAGCAGCAGCACGAGGACCGTCTCCGGCGCCGGCCCCGGCCCCACCCCGGGGCTGAACCTCCGGTGCTACAGCGCCTCCTACGCGGCCTCCTACAAGCCTTTCTCCGACGGCGCCGCCCAGGCCAAGGGGCCCAacgccgccaccaccaccgcaGCCACCTGGTCCTCCGCCGGCCGCCGCTCCCTCAACCTGAGGAGCTACACCCCGTCCTTCTCCGCATTGGTCGACAACGAGGCCCCGGCCCCGGCCCCGGCCAAGACGGATGACGCGGACGCGGAGCTGCAGAGGAAGAAGCGGCTGGTGGCCTACAAGGTGTACGACGTGGAGGGCAAGGTGAAGGGGTCGGTGCGGCGCAGCGTCAAGTGGATCAAGGTCAAGTGCTCCCGCGCCGTCTACGGCTGGTGA